The nucleotide sequence TTAAGGAAAGCTTGTGTTTGCTCATGTCTCCACTTTCGTTTGATGTCGTAGCACGTCATCTGACTGAAACCTCTGCGTCATCTGAACGCAACGGCAGTGTGGCAGCCATGCCGTCAAGGCGGTTGTCTTTGCCGAGCGGAGACTGATACAAAAATGGCGTTCTGCCCGATCCGCCCTGGCTAACGCCACATCCGTATCAGCGATCGCGCGCTCAGCACAACATGTTTGGACCTCTGGTGCATCCAATGTGCGTGCTATGCAACTGGAATACAGATTAGGTGTGGATGGCGGGGGCACGGGTTGCCGTGTACGCCTCACCGATCGCTCTGGTAACGTTCTTGGCGAAGGCTACGCCGGGCCTGCTAATTTAGCGCTGGGGCTGGATTCGACACTGCACTCAGTGTTGAACGCGGTAACCCAAGCGCTCGGTGCAGCGAACCTGCCGAGCTCGGCATTGGCGCGTACCTGTGCTGGTCTTGGCCTCGCTGCAGGGAACGTCGCGAAGCTTCGGCAGGCATTCGCGCAACTCTCACTGCCATTCGGAGCAGCCGTTATTCGGTCAGATGCAGAGGTGGCTTGCCTTGGCGCCCACAACGGCCAAGCCGGAGCCATCCTGATCTTAGGGACCGGCAGTCAAGGTGTGCTCCACGAGGGCGGCCGCTTCATCACGGTTGGCGGCTGGGGCTTTGCGCTTTCCGACGCAGGCTCGGGCGCAATCCTCGGACGTGAGACGGTACGTCGAGCCTTCAGCGCCCTTGAAGGGATTGAGCCCAGCTCAGGGTTGACGGAGACCGTAATCAACCGTTTCGCACACGACCGTTCTGCCATGCTGGAGTGGGCAACAAGCGCTCAGCCCAAGAATTGGGCAGAGTTTGCACCCCTGGTCTTCGAGCGTGCGAAGCAGTTAGACCCCGTCGCGCTCGAGCTGGTGCGCGACAGCGCGCGCTCGGCCGAAAAAATGCTAGAGCGGCTGAAAGCCCTAGGCGCCCAGTGCGTTTGCCTCATGGGGGGGCTGGCAGAGCCGATTAAGCCCTACTTGAGCGCGCCATACAGTACGCTACTTGTCCCCGCACAGGGCGACGCACTACACGGAGCGTTGTTGCTAGCAGCAACGCACAAGGACGCCGTCCGGTCCGATCTCATTGAACCGTCACGGCTGACGCGCTAACGCCGACCGCGTCCAGCGGCTTACCTCGGCAAATGGCTCCTGCTGTAGCCCGGCTTAGCACGTGCTCGACTGGATCGAGGTAAGCGGCCGTAGAGTGACGTAGGTTTTTGCGTCGGTTTCCGACTTCATTCTTCGCTTTGTCCGTTCTGCGAGTCTTGTGGCAGGTCACACTGTGATTGAGCATTGCATCAGCGATGCTCAATCAACAAGGATTCGTCGTCCTGCAGTTGAAATGATCGTGTGAGACTCGTGCATTTTGTGAGGATCTCTGAAGACTAATGCCGCAATGTGTCGGACGGGGGTTCGATTCCCCCCGGCTCCACCAGAGTGCAAATGCGTGTCGTTTGCAGCCTGATGGGGCCGACCGGTTTCGACGGCGCATGAACGTTGAAGTCGACGATTCGAGAGGCGACTGCCGTAAGCAGAGCATCAAGTAATCGCCAACCAAGGCCGTTACCTGGAGCAAGCCTAGTCTTGCTTCGGAGTGGTCCCACAAGGGCCCCCAGCCCCTGCAACGTTGGAGCAGGCTCGGCAACAGAAAGGCTGGGACCTTATGACACATGTTCAATGAACTAGATTCAAGCATCTATGCCAACCACCTGCAACGCGCACATTTTGTGCATCTTGACCTTCGTGCAAGATGAACGAGCCGTTGCTGCCGCGCACGCCTTGATTTTTTCGCGCATGTGAACCCGACTTCGGAGGGCTGCACGTTATAGCCGCAACGCAGGTTCACATTCATTGATGCGAGCCCGCGTCGGGTTCGCCCGCACGGTACGGACATGCCGAGACGCGAGCATGACATGACCCATCCAACAAGGGCGGCAGGGAGCCCTCCCCGTTCGCCCGAAATCCAGCCACATGACGGCAGCAACCTTCCGACGGTACCCGAGCGAGAGAACATCCAACATGCGGACACGCGCCGCGGCATGTCGGCGTTTGATGCACCAGTTCGCACAAGCAAGGGTACGGGCCGCGCTGGAGTTAGCCGCGTGAACGTGGGCCTAGCCTCGGCCGGCCTTAACCTCAGCAAGACTACCGGCTCGTCAAAGCCCGACGTCGCCGGCAATCCTCGTGCTGACGCGGACCTTTCTGGAACTGGCCCGCTTTCGAAGACAACGCATTGGAAAATCAACCGTAAGAAGCAAGCTGCGCTTGAGGGAGTTTCCGGTATCAAGTTTGCCGCCGTGCCTTCAACCAACCCGCATAGTGCCCCCGCCATGGCTACAGAGCCAGGATTGCGGAATGGATTGGCGGAACACTTCGGACAGAGCCAAGCCACGGCCGCCCTGGTTGATCGCATCGTTGATGCGGTCCCCCAAAACACAGCTAGCGAACGCGCGCCGTTCAAACCTCAGCTGCTTCTAGGTCTCGCTCTACACACGGTGTGTGATCGCAACTTCAACGATGCGAACGCAATACTTGATCAGATCGCGGCGGGCCAGGGTTCATCGCAGGTGTTCCGCATGCAGCGCGTCCTGGCGGAAACTGCCACTGGCGCGGCCACTCTCGGCCACATGATGGGTGTGCAGGAGCCGACTAGACGCGATGGACTTCGCGATGCCTTGAAAATCTGCTCGGCAATGGAAGTTACCGGAGTGCTGCCCGCTGGTGATGCCGGCTCTGTCGTCGACGTGGTCGCCGCCGTGAGCCGAGAGAGCGAACGTCGAAGACTCAGTCACCGCATCGGCAGCGACGACGATGTGAAGCCGCAGCTGTTGTCGAAAGCACTTATCTACGCCCACGCTAAGAGCGAAGGCCGCGAATCTGAGGCGGACGTGGCACCTCATAAGGCTGCGTACGTCGCTTGGCGCAAGATGAACTTGACCGAGAGCGGAAAGGGTACCGACTTCAACCGGGCCGTTGGGCGAATGTACAAGTTCAAGACTTACGTCGACCGAGCCGACCATGGCCCGCGCACCATGACTAACCTGCTCAAAGAACTGGGCATGCTGTTTCCTCAAGCAGTGGGTAAGCATCGAGACCCACTGACGGAAGCACGTTACGGCTCATTGGGAGCCAAGATGTGGACCCTGCTCGCCGAGGCCCAAGCCTTTCGGGAGGTGGTTACCGATTCCATCAGCCCGATGCGGGATCACTTAGATGCACGCCTCGCTAAACCCGAAGTGCTGGGCAATGCTGGCGAACTGAACAAGCAATTGGCTAATGCCGCAATGCTCGACGTTTTCGCGTACCTGAAGCGCGACGATGTTGCCGTGCCCGAACAGGCCGTTCTTGCACATGCTCAAAAGCTGCATGAAGCGCTTCAAGGGGCGGCCCCGTTTCAGCCCGAAATGGTATTGGCACACCTTCGCGACTTCGCCACCCCCGGCAAGCTTCAGCGTGAGGTTATGGAGGACGAAGGTGGCTTCTTCGCAACGAAGTCGGCAACACACCTGAACAAGCTCCGGTTGCGCCTAAGTTCGCTGGAAGAGCTAAGCGAGGATTTGCGTGCCGAGTTCCCGCTCGAGAACCCAGTTGACATGACACAGCTGCTTGAGATGCGCCGTCGCAGCCAGCAACTGCGGGGTGACAACGATGCCGACCCTGTAGAACGTCAGCGCGTCCAGCACCAGCTGCTACATATGACGCCAGTGCTGCTAGGCGAGGCCCGGGCGATCGCCAAGGGAGCCGAGCCGGGAATCCCATTATTCAAGTTCTCCGATTTGATTCGTGGCTTCACCAGCGCACCGCGGATGGGTCCTACCAGCGAGGATGCCGAGCGGGTCTTAAAAGCTGTATCGGGTGGCAAGGACGAGTCGATAACCAATTTCGCTAGCGGCGGCGGCGGCGGTATCAATATCACGCCGATTGTGGCGATGAATGCCTTGTCGGCACTTGGCTACGGTGGGCCGGCCGTTCTGCCGACCATGCGTGCCGAGCACGGCAAGAAGGCCAAGATCACCGTAGGCGACACCCTGACCGGTTCACGCATGTTCATTGGCACCGAAAGCTCGACGACCATCGCGGGAGGTCTGGGCGGCGCCATCGGTTACGCGTTGCCGATGGGCGTAGCAGCGGTATTCGCTGGCTTTAGCGCAGGAAAGAGCTGGTCACCGGCCGAAGGCTTGAGCCTGACGGTGCGCATCGGCACTCCTGGCTGGGAGCAGAAAAGTATGGGCCTGGTGGACTTCATGTTCCGCCAAGCGCGCCCGGCCGAGGGAGGCACTGTGCCCGGGGACCAAAGTGAGATTTGGGAGCGCTTCAGCGATCGGTTCGGTGACGACCCGCATGTTGGCGCTAGCTGGGTCAACGACGACGCCAGTTCCAAGTTCGCTAGCGCCTCCGCCGGTGCGACCGCGCGCGCAAACACGGGGTCAGGAACGACTATCGGGGCGTCAGCTTATGTGGCACTAACTTACGGCACAAGCAAGGTCGACCGCAAGACACAAGCTGTGGCTGGCGACGTAAATACATCCGTGCGGGGCAGCGCGCTGACCGCAACAGCCGGGCTGGGTGTGCCCATCGCCACGCCGCAAGCGCCTATCAAGGGCGACGACGTGGCTGGCATGCTCGCAGTCACCCCGTTGGCCGGCGTGTCGGTGGAAACTCAGCTAAGCGGCGGCTCAGCAATCGCGCGTCTGGCACGTAATGACGATGGCAGCTTCAGCGCATTCCCCTCCCAGCTCATCATGGGGCGCAAGCGTCCGGATGAGTTGCTATCAGCCCTCAGAACACCGGAAATTCGCGCTTCTTGGCTGCAACGTTTGGTCGACCTAGCACCCACGCCGCTTGCTCAGGAAGAAGCAGAAGCTAAGCTGCAGCGCTTTGAGCAAGCTGTGGCTAAAGTCCCTCGAGGTGGCGAGCAACTGTTCGGCATCGTTACCACCATGAACCCGATCGTCAGCGACATGCGCACCGACTACGAGGAAGTGAAAAACACTCTGCGCGGCATCGGTTTGCCGCGTTCGGAAACGCGCAACCTGCGTCCGGCGGCAAGTGCCGAGATCCAGCGTCTGCAAGGCGAAGACAGCCACTTGCTGAACGATCTAGGCAATTGGCTGGATACCGCTGCCTACGCTTTCGAAAGCGGTGGCCGCACGAACAACACCTGGATCGACTTTGGCATGAAGCTTGGTAAACAGGCCTACGCCTCTGGCGACCGGCTGCCAGCCTTGTTGGTCGCAGCCCGGGACGAGGACTTCATGCCCGCAGTGCGAACCTGACTGGTGCTGCGGAACTTAGGCGACCTCGATCAGTAAACAGCTGTCGAGGGCGCCCAAGTGGTGGCGATGCGGTGGCCGAGGCTCTCCGGCGGATAACGGCAGGTATGCACGTAGTGGCAA is from Ramlibacter tataouinensis TTB310 and encodes:
- a CDS encoding BadF/BadG/BcrA/BcrD ATPase family protein — its product is MQLEYRLGVDGGGTGCRVRLTDRSGNVLGEGYAGPANLALGLDSTLHSVLNAVTQALGAANLPSSALARTCAGLGLAAGNVAKLRQAFAQLSLPFGAAVIRSDAEVACLGAHNGQAGAILILGTGSQGVLHEGGRFITVGGWGFALSDAGSGAILGRETVRRAFSALEGIEPSSGLTETVINRFAHDRSAMLEWATSAQPKNWAEFAPLVFERAKQLDPVALELVRDSARSAEKMLERLKALGAQCVCLMGGLAEPIKPYLSAPYSTLLVPAQGDALHGALLLAATHKDAVRSDLIEPSRLTR